The nucleotide window CGCAGCGCGGCGATGTCGACGTTCACTTCGACCCCTTCTCCGTCTCGGCCGCGATCAAGCCGGACGCGTCGTCTTCGAGCAGTTTCAGGTCCTCGGCGGGCGGCTGCTTGAACTCGATCTCCACGACCGCCTTCGCCACGTCGGCGTAGCGGACGTCGCGGATCTTGCCGCCTTCGAGGACGCGGGCGGCGTGTTCGCCCGCGTGGCCGACCCGGCCGACGAAGGCCGCGCCGTCGTTCGGGGTGACCTTGACCAGCCGGAACCGCGCGCGCCGCCAGTGGCGGGCCTGGGTGAGCGGACGGTCGAGCCCCGGCGAGGTGACCTCCAGCGTGTAGGCGCTCGCCAGCACGTGGTCGTTCTCGTCGAGCGCCGCCGAGACCTTGCGGCTGACCTCGGCGACCTCGTCCAGCCC belongs to Amycolatopsis tolypomycina and includes:
- the rimP gene encoding ribosome maturation factor RimP, whose product is MPGELASRLQPIVAEAVTAAGFDLDSFEVQQAGRRQLVKVVVDADDGVGLDEVAEVSRKVSAALDENDHVLASAYTLEVTSPGLDRPLTQARHWRRARFRLVKVTPNDGAAFVGRVGHAGEHAARVLEGGKIRDVRYADVAKAVVEIEFKQPPAEDLKLLEDDASGLIAAETEKGSK